Proteins from one Oscillatoria nigro-viridis PCC 7112 genomic window:
- a CDS encoding FHA domain-containing protein produces the protein MITLTLLHPIQSVPVQSWCFESEPVVRIGRSNDNDVIIYSAVVSRHHVELWNHAHGWEIINFGANGTYVDDRPIAQVSLVDGMTIRLGNSGPKIRIRVGATNQPGKIIKPPQRELRQKDEVSKDRSTAWPGGVGIIEDDELGGLTQIDLD, from the coding sequence GTGATTACCTTAACTCTTTTACATCCTATCCAGTCTGTCCCGGTTCAAAGTTGGTGTTTTGAGTCAGAACCGGTGGTTCGGATCGGTCGATCGAACGACAATGATGTAATTATTTACAGCGCTGTAGTTTCCCGCCACCACGTAGAACTGTGGAATCACGCTCATGGCTGGGAAATTATTAATTTTGGTGCTAACGGCACTTATGTAGATGATAGACCGATCGCTCAGGTGTCCTTGGTGGACGGGATGACAATTCGCTTGGGCAATTCCGGGCCAAAAATCAGGATTCGGGTGGGCGCAACGAATCAACCGGGTAAAATAATCAAGCCACCGCAGCGCGAACTCCGCCAAAAAGACGAAGTTTCAAAAGACAGGTCAACAGCTTGGCCTGGGGGCGTGGGAATAATCGAAGACGATGAACTTGGAGGGCTGACTCAAATCGATCTTGACTGA